One genomic window of Vicugna pacos chromosome 18, VicPac4, whole genome shotgun sequence includes the following:
- the ATP2A1 gene encoding sarcoplasmic/endoplasmic reticulum calcium ATPase 1 isoform X3, producing MGKVYRADRKSVQRIKARDIVPGDIVEVAVGDKVPADIRILAIKSTTLRVDQSILTGESVSVIKHTEPVPDPRAVNQDKKNMLFSGTNIAAGKALGIVATTGVSTEIGKIRDQMAATEQDKTPLQQKLDEFGEQLSKVISLICVAVWLINIGHFNDPVHGGSWIRGAIYYFKIAVALAVAAIPEGLPAVITTCLALGTRRMAKKNAIVRSLPSVETLGCTSVICSDKTGTLTTNQMSVCKMFIIDKVDGDICLLNEFSITGSTYAPEGEVLKNDKPVRAGQYDGLVELATICALCNDSALDFNETKGVYEKVGEATETALTTLVEKMNVFNTDVRNLSKVERANACNSVIRQLMKKEFTLEFSRDRKSMSVYCSPAKSRAAVGNKMFVKGAPEGVIDRCNYVRVGTTRVPMTGPVKEKILSVIKEWGTGRDTLRCLALATRDTPPKREDMVLDDSSRFMEYEMDMTFVGVVGMLDPPRKEVTGSIQLCRDAGIRVIMITGDNKGTAIAICRRIGIFGENEEVADRAYTGREFDDLPLAEQREACHRACCFARVEPSHKSKIVEYLQSFDEITAMTGDGVNDAPALKKAEIGIAMGSGTAVAKTASEMVLADDNFSTIVAAVEEGRAIYNNMKQFIRYLISSNVGEVVCIFLTAALGLPEALIPVQLLWVNLVTDGLPATALGFNPPDLDIMDRPPRSPKEPLISGWLFFRYMAIGGYVGAATVGAAAWWFLYADDGPHVTYSQLTHFMKCGEDNPDFEGVDCEVFEAPQPMTMALSVLVTIEMCNALNSLSENQSLVRMPPWVNIWLVGSIGLSMSLHFLILYVDPLPMIFKLQALDLPHWLMVFKISLPVIGLDEILKFVARNYLEDPEDERRK from the exons GCGAGTCTGTCTCTGTCATCAAGCACACAGAGCCTGTTCCCGATCCCAGAGCTGTCAACCAGGATAAGAAGAACATGCTTTTCTCG GGCACCAACATTGCTGCTGGCAAGGCCTTAGGCATCGTGGCCACCACTGGTGTGAGCACCGAGATTGGGAAGATCCGTGACCAAATGGCCGCAACAGAGCAGGACAAGACCCCGTTGCAGCAGAAGCTGGATGAGTTTGGGGAGCAGCTCTCCAAGGTCATCTCCCTCATCTGCGTGGCCGTCTGGCTCATCAACATTGGCCACTTCAATGATCCTGTCCACGGGGGCTCCTGGATCCGTGGTGCCATCTACTACTTTAAGATTGCCGTGGCTCTGGCTGTGGCTGCCATCCCAGAAG GCCTTCCTGCCGTCATCACTACCTGCCTGGCCTTGGGCACCCGCCGGATGGCCAAGAAAAACGCAATCGTGAGGAGCTTGCCCTCCGTAGAGACTCTGGGCTGCACCTCTGTCATCTGTTCCGACAAGACAGGCACCCTCACCACCAACCAGATGTCTGTCTGCAAG ATGTTTATCATCGACAAAGTGGATGGGGACATCTGCCTTCTGAACGAGTTCTCTATCACTGGTTCCACTTATGCTCCAGAAGGAGAGGT CTTGAAGAATGATAAGCCAGTCCGGGCAGGGCAGTATGATGGGCTGGTGGAGCTGGCCACCATTTGTGCCCTCTGCAATGACTCCGCCTTGGACTTTAATGAG ACCAAAGGTGTTTATGAGAAGGTGGGTGAGGCCACCGAGACAGCACTCACCACCCTGGTGGAGAAGATGAATGTATTCAACACAGACGTGAGAAACCTCTCCAAGGTGGAGAGGGCTAACGCCTGCAACTCG GTGATCCGCCAGCTAATGAAGAAGGAATTCACCCTGGAGTTCTCCCGGGACAGAAAGTCTATGTCTGTCTATTGCTCTCCAGCCAAATCCCGGGCTGCCGTGGGCAACAAGATGTTTGTCAAG GGTGCCCCTGAGGGGGTCATCGACCGCTGTAACTATGTGCGAGTTGGCACCACTCGGGTGCCAATGACAGGGCCGGTGAAGGAGAAGATTCTGTCAGTGATCAAGGAGTGGGGCACTGGCCGGGACACCTTGCGCTGCCTGGCCCTGGCCACCCGGGACACCCCCCCAAAGCGAGAGGATATGGTCCTGGATGACTCTTCCAGGTTCATGGAGTACGAG ATGGACATGACATTCGTTGGCGTAGTGGGCATGCTGGACCCGCCCCGCAAGGAGGTCACGGGCTCTATCCAGCTGTGCCGTGATGCTGGCATCCGGGTGATCATGATCACTGGGGACAACAAGGGCACAGCCATTGCCATCTGCCGACGAATTGGCATCTTTGGGGAGAATGAGGAGGTGGCCGACCGAGCCTACACTGGCCGGGAGTTCGATGACCTGCCCCTGGCCGAGCAGCGGGAGGCCTGCCATCGCGCCTGCTGCTTCGCCCGTGTGGAACCCTCCCACAAGTCAAAGATCGTGGAGTATCTGCAGTCCTTCGATGAGATCACAGCAATG aCAGGTGATGGTGTCAATGATGCCCCTGCCCTGAAGAAGGCTGAGATTGGCATTGCCATGGGATCTGGCACTGCTGTGGCCAAGACGGCCTCAGAGATGGTGCTGGCCGATGACAACTTCTCCACCATCGTGGCTGCCGTGGAGGAGGGCCGCGCCATCTACAACAACATGAAGCAGTTTATTCGCTACCTCATCTCCTCCAACGTGGGCGAGGTGGTCTG CATCTTCCTGACAGCCGCCCTGGGGCTGCCTGAGGCCCTGATCCCTGTGCAGCTGCTGTGGGTGAACTTGGTGACGGATGGCCTCCCGGCCACAGCCCTGGGCTTCAACCCCCCAGACCTGGACATCATGGACCGGCCGCCCCGGAGTCCCAAGGAGCCCCTCATCAGTGGCTGGCTCTTCTTCCGCTACATGGCAATTGGGG GCTATGTGGGTGCAGCCACCGTGGGAGCAGCGGCCTGGTGGTTCCTGTATGCTGATGATGGACCTCATGTCACCTACAGCCAGCTG ACTCACTTTATGAAGTGTGGGGAGGACAACCCCGACTTTGAGGGTGTGGATTGTGAAGTCTTTGAGGCCCCCCAGCCCATGACCATGGCCTTGTCTGTGCTGGTTACCATCGAGATGTGCAATGCTCTCAACAG CCTGTCTGAGAACCAGTCCCTCGTGCGGATGCCGCCCTGGGTGAACATCTGGCTGGTGGGCTCCATTGGCCTCTCCATGTCCCTCCACTTCCTCATCCTCTACGTGGACCCCCTGCCG atGATCTTCAAGCTCCAGGCCCTGGACCTGCCCCACTGGCTCATGGTCTTCAAGATCTCATTACCAGTCATCGGGCTTGACGAAATCCTCAAGTTCGTTGCTCGGAACTACCTGGAGG atccagaagatgaaagaaggaagTAA